The genomic window ACGGTAGCCTCTCATTTACTTTAAAAGTTGTGTACAGTTCACCATCTGGGAAGTACACCTCAATCTCGTTGTTGCTGTTTGCCACAATGATGTTTCTGTCAGGGTCACATACAATGCTATGAGGTTCCCATTGGGTATGGAACATGCGCTTGGGGCGACCGTTTTCAGACAGGACTTGCACACGTTTGTTCTTCATATCTGCCACAGCAATGTGGTGGTCCCCACACATGGCCACTGCACTAGGCTGGTCAAACTGACCAGTTCCTGTCCCAAAGGAGCCAAAACTAGCCTTGTGGATGGCACAGGGGGTGTAGACTTGGATGCGATGGTTGGCAGTGTCGGCCACGAAGATGTCCCCTGTCTGGCTGACAGTGAGGCCACGTGGCCAGTACACCTTCCCAGTCTCGCTTGTTGTAGTGGCATCAGACTCATACAGCAGCTTGGAAGGTGTTCTGTGCAAAAGAAAAGTTTTTGTCATAaccatgaaaaaaattcaagggTTTTCTCAATCATTTTCTACATTGACTTAACGTCAACATCTTGATATGGAGAGGCCAAGTATCAAAGTCCTACTTGGTGAAAATAACAGATGAAGTAAACATATAGTGCTAGATGTACATATTCAATTAGCTGCAATGTAAATGTTCATGTAAACATGCAATTAGTTACTTGTAAACATGTAATTAGCTGCTAGTGTATTTGTACATCTTAAGTCACAACTCCCTTCCATATTCCAGGATATCAAAGACCTGATTAAACAAAGCTAAACTGACTCACTTTGGTTTCATGACACTGCTCGAAGACATTTTGGATAATCTGGAGAGCCTGCGCCCCCCTGCGGCAGCCCTGGTGGGGGGTGGTCCACCAAAGGTGCTGGAGGGGGGTCTGGTAAGGGACATGCTGGACCAGATGTAGGACAGCTCCATGTTCCTCACGGCGGTGCGGTCCTGTGCCCAGGGGGCTCGACAACTGTGGGCTGCAATAGGAGACACGAAAAAGTTTTGTAAATACattctgtacaatgtactgtacctGCCTAAGTGCCCCTTACTCCCCCTAGTTCCTTCATTAGTAAATACAAATGATGTTGAAATGTACAGAGTCATGAGCATGTGATTTGACATTGTCTTAAGAAAGTATACGTATTACATATGATGGTTGCTGCTGGGAGTAAACCTACTTTACACAGATCAATAAAGATTTGGTGCATGTTTATGACACACTCTGATAGGATTGCGGACTAGATAGGACACGTGATTGTTATTGAGTCGGTGCCACCTGTAAACCTGTTTGTGTAGCCACCATCATACCATGGCGACGTTGGTAAACGATCGCTTGAAACACACCATATGGAATACTCATAACGGTGAAGATTAACGTAGGGATGACTTGGATATCCGCCTGATAAATAAGTCCATGTTGTCTCACCTCTTGCGGCCCTGTCAAACAACATTGACGGCGGCCCCGGCTCTCCCCAGTCCCGCCTACCCACCGCCACCGTCCGGGGCCGCTGCCGCAGGTCCTCGGTGAACTCCGGAAGGCTCTCCATGGCGAAAACCTGACACAGTATTCACTCTCAAGTCCCAGTCGCCGTCCTTAGCGGCTCAACAGCTCCCTGTCACTCAGACATAACGGCAATCGCCATTGTTCGGATGAAACCACTCGGCGAATTGAGCGGTGCTACAATAGTTTACTCAAGACCGCTGCCTTAGAGACGGACTGATGCTAAGGCGTGACGTCACGAGTCTGTAGTTTTGAAACAAACAGATAGGTGGCGCGCCCGTACGGTTCAACATAACTGAAATATAgtgaaaagcctactatactatactaaatACACGTTGCAACTATAACCTGCATGTTAATTATACATTTCATACTGAAATAATACTTCATTTCCTACCTTTCGACAATCTCATTCATGACTTCAATATTTGACAAACTCAAGCTTGATAAGTAAGATAGTTTTTCTACCAGGCAGAGGTCAACCATACCTAAAGACTCTTCGATCAAACTCTTAATCTTACAAATTTCTTTCCTTGATAGcattttacattgtgtatttgtgAGAAACTTTGCTTTGGGCACATTTTGGGATCAAAAATCAAAAGATCTGTCAACTAAAGATATACTTCTCTGGCCCAGGGTAATGAGCTATGAAATACAAAACAGGTTTACATTTCAAGATCGTTTATTGCATGCATTACAACTTGAGGGTGCTTATGAAATACATGACAAAACCTGCTTTACTAGGTCAAATAATGTACTTTCAGCTCATCAGACATTTGTATAAAAAGCAGTCGTACACATGTTACAACATATGTACAAAGATAAGTTTGTGGTTTGGCTGCAACATTTGATTGCAACATTAAGTCTTCAAGCTTTCATTGCTATTCAAGATATCTACAAAAAGAGCATCTAAGACACAAGATACTCTATGGCTTTGCCAATAAGttacaagtacatttgtactttgaaaTGCATTCAGGTGTGGTCTTCTTGAATCAAATATCAACACATATATTATTTTAGTCTTAACTCCATTTCTGTTTAgcttcattgtacattttgtcatcATCACCCTTCAACCTTGTCATTGGTTGATTATAATCAGTCAGATAGAGTACTAGTATGATGAAAGCTAATCCCCCAGCCTTACTGCATCTCCTCCATCTCCATGGTAGATTCCTGAAGAAACATATATTAGCAGCCTGTTATTCAGATATCTAAACATCAATTGTTACACATATAAATCATTAcaacaaggaaagtttataagtTAAGTAATCAAATTTCTGTAAAAATAAAGTTACTTTCGACCAACATACAATTGGACATGGAAAAAAATGAAGGCCATCTACTTTCAATCatgcttgtccagaacacgagatagaaaaatcggaagttctgctgcagtaccaacaaaAGAGGACAGGCACCCCAATTAGCAAATGGTGCTTGATCAAAAAGAAGCGAGAAAGGTTGGTCTACCTGCTCCATCTCCTCTGCAGGTTGTACAGCTTCAGGGGCTGGCTTTTCCTGATGTTTCTGCTTCTCCATCGGCTTTTTGGCTCCTTGTTTCTTTGGTGGCTTTTTATATCTTGTGTGCTCAAATCCCCGTGGAGCCCCCCTGCCAAAACATATCTGCCTGGGAAGCCTACAGGTAAGGAACAATGAGGAGATATAGATAAGGTATCAAGAATCATTATGACTGAGAGTATCGGCATCTTGAATCTTGGAACACTTCCACTTGTGGGACTGCCATGCTTTTTTCCACAGAATTAACTCTACTTTCTTGGCTCTCTTCAAAACAACAGATAAAAGATAGGAACAAAATGGCTCTGGAGAGTACATGCAAACAATTAGACACAGAATGGCATGGCAACTACTCCCTTTACACAACATTCCCTTATACAAATTTTCTAACATTCCTATGTCAGAACTATGACAtatatctcttttttttcaggGCCTGCAAATAGTGGAGATAATTTCATCACCAATGCCCCAGACATGTATGTGTGCTCACTTGTACTGTCTGTGAGTGGTACCAGCTGGGTGTGCGGTTCCTGAGGTCACACCAGGCGCTGCATCCACAACAGCTGCTGCTTCTTCAGGAGGTGCTGCTATGTCCATGGCATCGTCTGTCTTTGTGTCTTCAGACTTGGCATGGGAAGAAGGTTCTTTCTTTGCACCAGCCTTATCATCATGGGCATTACTGTTTAAAAAAGAGACATTTTCATGAACACAGCAACTGTGTGAGACAGAGACttaaccatcatcatcatcatcagagaTTTAACAGACGAGTGTATACAGACTTCAAAGGTCTTGAAATAATAAGCCAGTAATCTAGTAAAATGTATGCAGCCTTGTTATCCATTTACCTGTCCTTTTTCCTAGGCTTGTCAAACTTGAAACTGGGTGGATACTTGTGAACTTTCACCATATGTCTTCTCCTGTCGTGAGCATTGCGGAAGGTGTCAGGGCAGATTTCCAGCAGGCACTGGTACTGTAATAAGACATTTTCATGAATAtcacatgacatcatactaTAGTACCTCCAACAGGACTTGTCAAGCTCTAACTTGTTTAGATTTCCTACTACAGTTGTAatagcaagtacatgtacatgtaatggaatACATTAGTCACTAGTTCTACATGGCCAGAATCTTTGATCAAGATTGCTTACCATATGTTGTTTCTCACTCATCAATTCAAACAGTGAGTCATGCCACTCCAACAGGTGTATGTCCAGAAGGTAGGCTGATGGCAGCGACTTTTTGCAGACTGCACAGACATTACGGTGCACAGCGTTGTAGTgtgtttcaaagtctgcaatGCTGTTGACGTATTTCCTACATCCCAGAATCTGACATTGAAACTCATCGATTGCTGCATCTGGAATGATCTCCCCAGCTTGTTCTGGAGGCATCTGTTTCACCACAATGTTACAGACGACGTCGTCATCAGGACTGTCATCACCCGTGCAGATTCTCTTGGTTTCCGGCTGGAAGCTCCAGGACAGGTCGTCGTCCTCCATAACGAGACCGATCCGTCTCTTGCGAGGACTCGCGACAGTCTCCATACTTGCTGCCATCCTCACACTTGTCCTTGGTAATTGAAAAAGAACTTATTTGGCTGCTACTcatcctaaaaaaaaaaaaaagaatagaagTGAaggatttacagtactagtatatttaGTCATGTTAACGGACTCAAATATTTGCTACACCTAAAGAAATGTAGATAAGGACTTCAAAAAACGTCAATTACATGCATCTACACATAACTAGAACTTTCACATACATCCATCTGAGCAAGGAGTTCTATCTTGATCTGAGATGAAACATAAAGCAATGATCTGTAGTTTATTTCAAGTGCCTAATCATATTCATCTACATCttacctagcctggaatccaaacctattatagctcccgagtctcccgCAAATATGTGTGCGGGAAAATATTTGCGcgggagagagactcgggagctataataggtttggattccaggctacatctTGCCCAAATACAATTAATGCAataagtgggaggggggcacggttTCGAACACAGGCAGTCACGACCACAGCAACAATTCTATCAGTTCAGGACAAAGTCTGCTTACCATACTTGTTACAAAGTGTTCATGTTCTCGTCCGCTCTAATACCTCAATAATAACCATCACGAAAAGAACATCATCGTCAAAATCTATTTCTCTGGAGATATTAAATTACAACTTTTTGAACtcaagccgccattttgacgaGGGCGCAGTGGACAGCCAATCAAAATCGAGCTGTGGAAAGGTAAACCAATCAGCACTCAGTTTAAAGGTCAACAGTCGACCAATCACGACACGAGAAACATTTCGCGCGCCAAGATTCACAAACATTTTTCGCGGTTTTCCTTCAGCACGGCAGGGTGACGCCCGGGGTCCCAaattatttttctgttttctgtattttttcgcGTTAGAATCATTTTTTCACCCGAAAATTCAGTAGTTGATGTACTGATAAGTCAACGGTTGTTGTATTATCGGAAAATTGAGTGTAAAATACCCAGTTTCTGAAAGACCAAAGTCCGTCTTGTAGCAACTTGCCTGCAAATTTCTGCAAAATGGCGACAATTGCCCTCGGTGTGGGGACGAGGACTGTGAGCCCGGTAGTCGGGAACAGGCAGCCGCTTGGGGAACTAGAGGCGCCTGTAAGCGAGATGAGACACCACTCACTGCAAAACATAGGtatgttgtttatatttttttctataaaaagatagaaaataatTTAGCGTCAAGCGTTGTTTGCTTGATGGTGATCTCCTTGTTCGAAGGTTGCTACATAATTTGTCTAGACCTGTGTCCTTTCCTGTGTTCACTGAATGTTTAAAGTTGATATGTGTACTTAAAGATTCGCCAGCCAAAGTATGCTTTGTAATACATTATATTTCATTTATAATGCACACAACATAGCTTTTCCAATGTCTAAAAATAACTTCTCTGGCGTCTTTTTTCTCAGCTACTTGTATCAGCCTGATTGATATGCAAATCCTTGATTAAAAACCCGCGAAAGAGGGTTTCGCCCTGTTGTGTTTTTTAATCCTCACCAGTGTGGGACGTATCACCTCCCTGCCCCCTCACTGTGGTACCAATCTGTGTGTTTCTTTTACCTTTGTCTTTCATAATTATATACCTTCACAGTCACACACGTACACGTCTAACCAAGGATAATGTCCTAGGTCTTAAACTCAGTCGATTTGCATGCCGAGGAAACAACCTTGTTTTCCGAACTCACGAGATGATTAATGGCTTTTTgggttgttgtttctttgttgagATTTGATTTTAGTTCTCAACAAGAACCTATGACTTTCTTCTTGGACCCTCCAGGACTGACTGGCTTATAGTATAAGTTATAGATTTATGGTGCATTTAGGCAAGGAGGAAACCAAACCCATGTTTGCCTAGGTGCTTTGCATAAATTAAGCCATggttttaattgttttgttgcGCTAGTGTTACAGGTCCATATATATTTATTGTTTTGGACAAGACCACACCTGGTAACCAGGTAACTACAGTTTGCTCCACATTAAAGAATCCATGGTGGTTGTTTGAccaagggagaaaaatgtatttaacaGTTTTAAACACATCTGAAACAGATAGAATAAGTTTCCCTTTTTTCACTTCACACATCACTGTCTGTGGATTGAAGATTTTCACTTGCATGAAAGATGATGAAAGAGGAACTGTTATCATCTTAACTGTGAATGTCTTTACAGACAATAGTTGGGGTGATGGTTGGTACGATGGCGACACCGAGTCAGAGACAGAAATCGAGGCGTCTCCCAGGATGACCAGTTCACCCCGCCTGCCAGTACCGGTCAGCAGGTCAGCCTGGGCACCAGGGAGACCCATGCCAGTCATGCACACCGTCAGGCACATCACCACCAAGCTTCACAACACCGCT from Branchiostoma lanceolatum isolate klBraLanc5 chromosome 4, klBraLanc5.hap2, whole genome shotgun sequence includes these protein-coding regions:
- the LOC136433537 gene encoding tripartite motif-containing protein 2-like; the encoded protein is MESLPEFTEDLRQRPRTVAVGRRDWGEPGPPSMLFDRAARAHSCRAPWAQDRTAVRNMELSYIWSSMSLTRPPSSTFGGPPPTRAAAGGRRLSRLSKMSSSSVMKPKTPSKLLYESDATTTSETGKVYWPRGLTVSQTGDIFVADTANHRIQVYTPCAIHKASFGSFGTGTGQFDQPSAVAMCGDHHIAVADMKNKRVQVLSENGRPKRMFHTQWEPHSIVCDPDRNIIVANSNNEIEVYFPDGELYTTFKVNERLPYRSYQWPLFVTQNTRNEIVVSDPVTQLVKFYDYDGDLQSQFRPTVRQGVGVRVIPRGIFCDRVDNIFLVDGLNHTVNYYSDNGWHLEQMLTSAHELGTPQAVALTPEKHLVVTECSVNGSHCVKIFRGFSCECHKSRPGSVKRKSAGLQPAKSAPAAMISMGISAIRE
- the LOC136433539 gene encoding zinc finger protein 511-like, which encodes MAASMETVASPRKRRIGLVMEDDDLSWSFQPETKRICTGDDSPDDDVVCNIVVKQMPPEQAGEIIPDAAIDEFQCQILGCRKYVNSIADFETHYNAVHRNVCAVCKKSLPSAYLLDIHLLEWHDSLFELMSEKQHMYQCLLEICPDTFRNAHDRRRHMVKVHKYPPSFKFDKPRKKDSNAHDDKAGAKKEPSSHAKSEDTKTDDAMDIAAPPEEAAAVVDAAPGVTSGTAHPAGTTHRQYKLPRQICFGRGAPRGFEHTRYKKPPKKQGAKKPMEKQKHQEKPAPEAVQPAEEMEQESTMEMEEMQ